A portion of the Saccharomyces paradoxus chromosome XV, complete sequence genome contains these proteins:
- the MHF1 gene encoding Mhf1p (similar to YOL086W) — protein MNDDGDRPQLKARLWVHVEERLQQVLSSEDVKYTPKFINSLLELAYLQLGEMGSDLQAFAEHAGRDVVNDSDLMLYLRKQPDLQEKVIQEE, from the coding sequence ATGAATGACGATGGAGATAGACCTCAATTGAAAGCCAGGCTGTGGGTTCACGTGGAAGAACGACTACAACAGGTGTTGTCTTCTGAGGACGTGAAATACACACCGAAATTCATCAACTCATTGCTAGAGTTAGCATATCTACAATTGGGTGAGATGGGGAGCGATTTGCAGGCATTTGCTGAGCATGCTGGTAGGGATGTGGTCAACGACAGTGACCTCATGCTGTATTTGAGGAAGCAGCCAGACTTGCAAGAAAAAGTCATTCAAGAGGAATGA
- the ADH1 gene encoding alcohol dehydrogenase ADH1 (Alcohol dehydrogenase~similar to YOL086C), translating into MSIPETQKGVIFYESHGKLEYKDIPVPKPKANELLINVKYSGVCHTDLHAWHGDWPLPTKLPLVGGHEGAGVVVAMGENVKGWNIGDYAGIKWLNGSCMACEYCELGNESNCPHADLSGYTHDGSFQQYATADAVQAAHIPQGTDLAEVAPVLCAGITVYKALKSANLMAGHWVAISGAAGGLGSLAVQYAKAMGYRVLGIDGGEGKEELFRSIGGEVFIDFTKEKDIVGAVLKATNGGAHGVINVSVSEAAIEASTRYVRANGTTVLVGMPANAKCCSDVFNQVVKSISIVGSYVGNRADTREALDFFDRGLVKSPIKVVGLSTLPEIYEKMEKGQIVGRYVVDTSK; encoded by the coding sequence ATGTCTATCCCAGAAACTCAAAAAGGTGTTATCTTCTACGAATCCCACGGTAAGTTGGAATACAAAGATATTCCAGTTCCAAAGCCAAAGGCCAACGAATTGTTGATCAACGTTAAATACTCTGGTGTCTGTCACACTGACTTGCACGCTTGGCACGGTGACTGGCCTTTGCCAACTAAGTTGCCATTGGTCGGTGGTCACGAAGGTGCTGGTGTCGTTGTCGCCATGGGTGAAAACGTTAAGGGCTGGAACATTGGTGACTACGCCGGTATCAAATGGTTGAACGGTTCTTGTATGGCCTGTGAATACTGTGAATTGGGTAACGAATCCAACTGTCCTCATGCTGACTTGTCTGGTTACACCCACGACGGTTCTTTCCAACAATACGCTACCGCTGACGCTGTCCAAGCCGCTCACATTCCTCAAGGTACTGACTTGGCTGAAGTCGCTCCAGTTTTGTGTGCTGGTATCACTGTTTACAAGGCTTTGAAGTCTGCTAACTTGATGGCCGGTCACTGGGTTGCTATCTCCGGTGCTGCTGGTGGTCTAGGTTCTTTGGCTGTTCAATACGCCAAGGCTATGGGTTACAGAGTCTTGGGTATTGACGGTGGTGAAGGTAAGGAAGAATTATTCAGATCCATCGGTGGTGAAGTCTTCATTGATTTCACTAAGGAAAAGGACATTGTCGGTGCCGTTCTAAAGGCCACTAACGGTGGTGCTCACGGTGTCATCAACGTTTCCGTTTCCGAAGCTGCTATTGAAGCTTCTACCAGATACGTTAGAGCTAACGGTACCACCGTTTTGGTCGGTATGCCAGCTAACGCTAAGTGTTGTTCTGATGTCTTCAACCAAGTCGTCAAGTCCATCTCTATTGTTGGTTCTTACGTCGGTAACAGAGCTGACACCAGAGAAGCTTTGGACTTCTTCGACAGAGGTTTGGTCAAGTCTCCAATCAAGGTTGTCGGCTTGTCTACCTTGCCAGAAATTTACGAAAAGATGGAAAAGGGTCAAATCGTTGGTAGATACGTTGTTGACACTTCTAAATAA
- the PHM7 gene encoding Phm7p (similar to YOL084W) → MAESDDKSSSTSAFVTTLIVYGITALVFVWLFLLLRPKNRRVYEPRSLKDIQTIPEEERTEPVPEGYFGWVGYLLSKPHSFLIQHTSVDGYFLLRYIGIVGSLSFVGCLMLLPILLPVNATNGNNLGGFELLSFANVTNKNRFYAHVFLSWIFFGLFTYIIYKELYYYVVFRHAMQTTPLYDGLLSSRTVIVTELHKDIAQEGEMQMRFPKASNVAFAYDFSDLQELCKERAKNAAKYEAALNKVLNKCVKMTRNKTQEQLDKLYNNGTKPKDDLETYVPHKKRPKHRLGKLPLCLGGKKVNTLSYSSKRIGELNEEIHEKQADWANNDRKPACFIQFESQLEAQRCYQSVEAILGKKNFGKRLIGYSPEDINWGTMRLSSKERHSRRAVANTIMVLLIIFWAIPVAVVGIISNVNFLTDKVPFLRFIDNMPDFLMGVITGLLPTIALVVLMSLVPPFIIKLGKMSGCITEQETDLYSQAWYYAFTVIQVFLVVTATSSASSTVDSIIDRPSSAMTLLANNLPKASNFYIMYFLLKGLTGPTWTVLQAVNLLLSKVLGRLLDSTPRQKWNRYNTLATPRMGIVYPGIEILVCIYICYSIIAPILLFFSTVMLTLLYVAYLYNLNYVFGFSFDLKGRNYPRALFQIFVGIYLSEVCLLGLFIMAKTWGPLVLEVFWIVVTALAHIYMKRKFMPLFDAVPLSAIRHARGEPGYSYPTSDLGAQEIRDIADEMKGKYENDNTHGILTPVTKDDLKKANLIPDNDGSSENSAPSNPFESGSEHASLSGSNAEGDSIKKLNDTVIKKSSTLSSSSKGNNGTGNESTFVPEGEKFRKFHYSDVEALRNKRPYDEDDHSQHGPEGAVPVNADAGVIYSDPAAMMKEPQAFPPDVLETNTWTKRVLQFFNPRKSYPFDNVRMRFPLVFNTSIDYDEEYLNSAYTDPCVREKDPIVWCCKDPLGVSKQQIQEARSNGLDVRDDFTRYDEKGEVIFTYSPPDYEPEAKK, encoded by the coding sequence atgGCTGAAAGTGACGACAAAAGTTCTTCGACTTCAGCGTTCGTTACAACACTGATTGTCTACGGAATCACCGCTCTCGTATTTGTGTGGCTATTCTTGCTATTACGGCCCAAGAATAGAAGAGTATACGAGCCACGGTCTCTTAAGGACATCCAGACCATCCCGGAGGAAGAGAGAACAGAACCGGTTCCCGAAGGCTACTTTGGGTGGGTTGGATACCTACTCTCCAAACCGCACTCTTTCCTCATCCAGCACACAAGCGTGGACGGGTATTTTCTGCTAAGGTATATTGGTATTGTGGGCTCACTTTCGTTTGTGGGTTGTTTGATGCTTCTACCGATCTTGCTGCCTGTGAATGCGACGAATGGTAACAACCTTGGAGGCTTTGAGCTGCTATCATTCGCGAATGTTACTAACAAAAATAGGTTTTACGCGCATGTTTTCCTCTCGTGGATCTTCTTTGGCCTGTTCACCTATATCATCTACAAGGAGCTATATTATTACGTCGTATTTAGACACGCTATGCAGACAACTCCACTCTATGACGGGTTGTTATCTTCTAGGACGGTAATCGTCACAGAATTGCACAAGGACATTGCTCAAGAAGGGGAGATGCAGATGCGTTTTCCCAAGGCGTCCAATGTGGCCTTCGCCTATGATTTCTCAGACTTGCAGGAATTGTGTAAAGAAAGAGCTAAGAACGCAGCCAAGTATGAAGCTGCTTTGAATAAGGTCCTGAACAAGTGCGTGAAAATGACACGAAACAAGACCCAGGAGCAACTCGACAAGTTGTACAACAACGGTACTAAGCCCAAGGACGATTTGGAGACATACGTTCCCCATAAAAAGCGCCCTAAACATCGCTTGGGAAAATTGCCGCTTTGTCTAGGCGGCAAGAAAGTCAATACGCTGTCTTATTCCAGTAAGAGGATTGGTGAACTCAACGAAGAGATTCATGAAAAACAGGCCGATTGGGCCAATAACGATAGGAAACCCGCCTGTTTCATTCAGTTCGAGTCTCAATTGGAAGCGCAAAGATGCTATCAATCTGTAGAAGCAATCTtgggtaaaaaaaattttggtaAGCGTCTCATTGGTTACTCACCTGAAGATATTAATTGGGGCACCATGCGTCTCAGTTCAAAGGAGAGGCATTCCAGGAGAGCTGTGGCAAACACAATCATGGTCTTATTGATCATCTTTTGGGCCATCCCCGTTGCTGTAGTCGGTATCATCTCCAACGTCAATTTCCTTACCGATAAAGTTCCTTTCTTACGTTTCATTGATAATATGCCCGACTTTTTGATGGGTGTCATTACTGGTTTGCTACCTACTATCGCGTTGGTCGTCTTAATGTCCTTAGTGCCACCTTTTATTATAAAACTGGGGAAAATGAGTGGTTGTATCACTGAGCAGGAAACGGATCTCTACTCTCAAGCCTGGTATTATGCGTTCACAGTGATTCAAGTCTTCTTAGTTGTCACAGCTACTTCCTCTGCATCTTCCACTGTCGATTCGATTATAGACAGACCAAGTTCAGCCATGACACTACTGGCAAATAACTTGCCCAAGGCATCCAACTTCTATATCATGTACTTCCTACTGAAAGGTTTAACTGGCCCTACATGGACAGTCTTACAGGCGGTCAACCTACTGCTAAGTAAAGTCCTAGGCAGACTCTTAGATTCAACCCCAAGGCAAAAATGGAACCGCTATAATACGTTGGCTACGCCGCGCATGGGCATTGTTTATCCAggaattgaaattttggttTGCATTTATATCTGTTATTCAATCATCGCTCCTATACTGTTGTTTTTCAGTACTGTAATGCTGACCCTACTTTATGTCGCCTATTTGTACAATTTGAACTACGTGTTTGGCTTTTCATTCGATTTAAAGGGGCGCAACTATCCAAGAGCACTTTTCCAGATTTTTGTAGGAATTTATTTGAGTGAGGTATGCCTGCTTGGACTTTTCATCATGGCAAAAACCTGGGGTCCTTTGGTCCTGGAAGTGTTTTGGATCGTGGTCACTGCCCTAgctcatatatatatgaaaagGAAGTTCATGCCGCTGTTCGATGCAGTTCCTTTAAGTGCCATCAGACATGCAAGGGGTGAACCCGGTTATTCTTATCCCACTTCAGACTTGGGTGCCCAGGAAATCAGGGACATTGCAGATGAAATGAAGGGCAAATACGAAAACGACAATACACATGGGATTTTAACGCCCGTTACTAAGGacgatttgaaaaaggctAATTTAATTCCCGATAACGATGGCAGTTCGGAGAACAGTGCTCCAAGTAATCCATTTGAGTCCGGTTCTGAACATGCTTCCCTCTCTGGATCAAACGCAGAGGGTGACTcgatcaaaaaattaaatgataCAGTTATTAAAAAGTCAAGCACTCTCTCCTCTTCTAGCAAAGGTAACAACGGTACTGGTAATGAATCTACTTTTGTTCCAGAGGGTGAAAAATTCCGCAAGTTTCACTACAGCGATGTTGAGGCATTAAGAAATAAGCGTCCCTATGATGAGGATGATCACAGTCAACATGGACCTGAAGGTGCCGTGCCAGTGAACGCTGACGCGGGAGTTATTTACAGTGATCCAGCAGCTATGATGAAAGAGCCTCAGGCTTTCCCCCCGGATGTCTTAGAAACTAATACATGGACGAAAAGAGTTCTACAATTCTTTAATCCGAGAAAATCGTATCCATTTGACAATGTCAGAATGAGATTCCCGCTTGTTTTCAACACTAGTATTGATTACGATGAAGAATACTTGAACTCTGCCTATACTGATCCCTGTGTCAGGGAAAAAGATCCTATTGTGTGGTGCTGTAAAGATCCATTAGGTGTTTCTAAACAGCAAATCCAAGAGGCAAGGTCAAATGGTTTGGATGTAAGAGATGATTTCACAAGATACGATGAAAAAGGTGAAGTCATATTCACTTACAGCCCTCCTGATTATGAACCTGAAGCTAAAAAATGA
- the ATG34 gene encoding Atg34p (Receptor protein involved in selective autophagy during starvation~similar to YOL083W), with the protein MKISIETTLFDFVVIDQFKKSTFSAPNTKVKTIKGCIDKFIEQFNVHDEQHIFWQPVKKSNVRLLLNTNDFGQLGTFLHRQIKCNIFIGEEALKKYGLTICGPYDEFVGDSPPSVNKVVDSDDFALSRKCLSIISEQLSILGESMNKTQNQVGSVVDKKKCIVLPEDKPELTKFFSNFKTSAQLQGVYEGYTVYEKLLQKFDGQKRRMEAFLNEDTPILEAENVKQIDISEKLEEKDEHSTTPNDRSLHVEVSNEDNSLHFMLYNNTNSTVPGNCTFEFSSPISEVFSIKMGPHEIGINGQKELWYFPSLPTPLSNYTIKVINQDGDIILIGKCAGSNKITLKSSLSSFSTGSFHTLQDPNNVFRADALSSLDESSIMSTPFLDETEDVYNSGSTLSRPFTWEEL; encoded by the coding sequence ATGAAAATCTCAATAGAAACGACACTATTCGACTTCGTTGTCATTGAtcagttcaaaaaatcgaCTTTTTCAGCGCCAAATACTAAGGTTAAGACCATTAAAGGTTGcattgataaatttatCGAGCAATTTAATGTGCACGACGAGCAACATATATTTTGGCAACCTGTTAAAAAATCTAACGTCAGATTACTACTAAACACCAATGATTTTGGCCAATTAGGAACCTTTTTGCATAGACAGATTAAATGTAACATCTTTATTGGAGAAGAGgcattgaagaaatacGGTTTGACTATATGTGGGCCCTACGATGAATTTGTAGGAGATTCTCCCCCTAGTGTTAACAAGGTTGTGGACAGTGACGATTTTGCATTGTCGCGCAAATGTCTGAGTATCATATCAGAACAACTCTCTATACTTGGGGAGTCCATGAATAAGACTCAAAATCAAGTGGGAAGTGTTGTcgacaaaaagaaatgtatTGTCCTACCTGAAGATAAGCCTGAACTCACTAAGTTTTTCTCTAATTTTAAAACAAGTGCCCAATTACAGGGGGTTTACGAGGGTTATACAGTGTATGAAAAGCTATTACAGAAATTTGATGgccaaaaaagaagaatggaGGCCTTTCTAAATGAAGACACCCCAATACTAGAGGCCGAAAACGTGAAACAAATAGATATATCTGAGAAACTAGAGGAAAAGGACGAGCATTCAACAACGCCAAACGATCGGTCACTACACGTTGAAGTGAGTAATGAGGATAACTCACTACACTTTATGTTGTACAACAATACAAATTCAACAGTTCCAGGAAATTGTACATTTGAGTTCTCTAGCCCGATCTCGGAGGTATTCAGTATCAAAATGGGGCCACACGAAATAGGCATAAACGGTCAAAAAGAGTTATGGTATTTTCCATCTCTACCTACTCCACTCTCCAATTATACAATTAAAGTCATAAACCAGGATGGagatattattttgattGGTAAATGTGCTGGCTCCAATAAGATAACGCTGAAATCGTCACTATCCTCATTTTCAACAGGTAGTTTCCATACATTGCAAGACCCTAATAATGTTTTTCGTGCAGACGCACTTTCTTCGCTTGATGAATCAAGTATCATGAGCACTCCCTTTTTAGACGAGACAGAAGACGTCTATAATTCCGGGTCTACATTAAGTAGGCCATTTACATGGGAAGAATTATAA